TTTACTGCATGGTAGAAGTAAATACAACGGAGTCGTTGTTAACAACATTAACGAACTAAAACTTCAATTCATTTCAATCTTTACCGAAGCAATTTCTGACAAGGTTGATAGATTATTAGAAATGGTGCTTTTATCCACAACTACTGTCGATAACAATCTGATTGCCAAAAAATTATTCATTGTTCTAGCAACAGCCCTTCAGCTCAAACCACAAGATACGTTACCTCCCTCTAATGGTAGCTCTGACGATGCTGGTAACTCTGAAGGTAATGCCCCTGACGGTTCTGGTAACTCTGAGGGTAATGACCCTGATGGTTCCGGTAACTCTGAGGGTAATGACCCTGACGGTTCTGGTAGCTCTGAGGGTAATGACCCTGATGGTTCCGGTAACTCTGAGGGTAATGCCCCTGACGGTTCTGGTAGCTCTGAGGGTAATGACCCTGATGGTTCAGGTAACTCTGAGGGTAATGACCCTGACGGTTCTGGTAACTCTGACTGCTCTGGTGTGGGTGAAAGTTCAAATGGACCTAATGACGTCAATGTTTCAACCGAAACTGATACTGACGACTTAGATTCAGATCCAGAGAGTTTTAACGATATTTTTAAGGACGTTTCATTCGATAGTGTAAATGACAATGTTATTCAAGATATAACATCTACAATCTCGAATACGGAACAACTTAAAAAGGATATGAGTTCCAAGGGAATAGTTAATGATTTTTTTAACGTTGCGATTATTAACACAGAGTGGAAGAAAAATTTTAATCAAGCCACACAAACAATAACTTCACTTGATATTAAGAGAAGTTTGAATACAGGATGTAGATTACGCCGGTCATTTGAAAAATTAGTCCATGATAATACTACATCCACTTCACGGTTAAAGGAGCAAGGCGCAAGAATTAAATCCAGTAAATTAGCAGGTGTAAAAACGGGAAACACTAACATTTTTAAGACTAAAAGTGTTATCCAAAGCCCAAATTGTGCTTGTTCTATTTTACTTGATACTAGTTCCTCAATGCATGAATACCACTTTGATACATCCCGTATTCGAGCTGCATTATCTTCCGTCATTGCAGTATTGGAAGGGTTAAATATCACAGGTGTTTCAACAGCTTGCTATGCATTTCCTTTTTACGTTGAAGAATCCAATTCACTACTAGTACAAACGATGAAGCCAAGATATACACCGCTTCGCGCAAGTATTTCTCAAGGCGTTTTTACTCACAAAGGATGTTTAGGCTCTACTCCATTGGCTGAAAGTTTGATTCCCGTAATAAGCGAAATCGCTCTATCAAGGGAAAAGAAAAAGATGATTTTCATTATCACTGACGGAGAACCTAATGATGATAATAAGACTCAAGAAATCATCAACTCAGCAACAATCGAAGGAATAGAAGTCTGTACCTTTGTATTGAACGAAGATGGGACAAACGAAGCCTATTTCAAGAGGATATTTGGTAAAAACACTATATTTATCAATAAATTCAATGAAATTGAGCAATCCATACTTCAAATGTGTGCGAATTTAATAGTCACAGCACGATAGTGAAAGGTTACTTTTCGCGTTGTTACCCCAAATTTGCTTCACTGAAAACAACTATAAAGCCTCCCTCATCGGAGGCTTTTTTTTTGCTTGAAATTTATCACTTTAATACAAGAAAAAATAATTTTTGCAAATATAAAATACAAATATTTTCCATGTAAAAACTGAATAAAAACAGTGTTTTCCTAATGCAAAACATTTTTATTAGGTCGCTGACATCAAACATAAGTGAATTTCAATGAGAAAACATAAATATTTATCTATGGCTGTAATTGTGGCTATTTCAATTTCAGGAACAGGTTATTCTTTGGCAAATCAAGAGCCTAAGAAAGCATACGATGATTCTGAGCAGGTAATTGGTGGAAGTGTACAAGACTTGGAAAAAAAAGATGAAGGGTGGTTTTTCTATAATGAAAAGCAAGTCGCGAAACCAAAGCCAATCATTCCAACTAAACAAAAACCAGATACACCAAAACCTAAGCCACTCGAACCAAAACTAACACCAGCGCCAGCTCCTGCACCAGAGCCGAAATTTACGGTTAAATGGTATCGGGAGAACATTCAGAAGCTACGAGATGATGCAATTGATAATCCGACTAAAGAGAATGTAAGGCGATACTATTACGTGCAACGGATCATGCTTGACAAAGCCAGTCGTTATGCAGATATGGCGAGACTGGTAACTACTACTGATCCGTTCATTGATGAAAACAATCGCCGATCCACATCCTCATTTGCGGCTATGGAGCAAACACGAATAGCTGACGAAAACAGAGGACGTGTCTTGAATAGCATTTCAAGTAAAGCAGGTATCTTTTTCTTTTTTAAAGGAAAGGACTGTCCTTTATGTGAGAAGCAAGCCTTCGTTTTAAAAACATTTAGTCATGAAACCAGCATAAATGTAATTCCTATTTCTGTTGATGGTCTCCCTCTACCTCAAAATGAATTTAACAATATGAAAATTGATACCGGTCAAGCCAAAAAACTTGGAATTACTAATGTACCGGCGATTGCATTAGCCATACCGCCTAAAGATATCAGAATCATTTCGTTTAGCGCTATCAGTAGTGATTCTCTGAAGGAACGCACTGTGTTGATTGCTAAAGATGCAAAACTAATTTCTGAACAAGATTACACAAGCACACTTCCCCTTAATCACAATGGATATATTGACAGCGACATAATCAAAGATATGCCAGACGATATTTTAAATGACCCAATTCTATTTGTTGAATATATCCAAAAACGATCTCAAGTTATAAAACCTTAAAAGGCTAATTTCGTAATGAAAAAGACATTATTAAGTTTGGTTGTTACCGCTCTTTTCGGATTTACTCCTATTAGTCAATCCGCTGATGTAAACGAGCAATTAAATAAGATGTTTGGCTCTATGTCGAACACAACCAGCGGTGGTTCTTATAAGAGTGTTACTCGCGAGGGGTACGTAGGAGGGGGCTTCGTGGTCCGTAATCAGCTACGAACCCTTACACCCGTTAACGTAACGTTACCTAAAGCATCTGGTGGATGCGCCGGTATTGATTTCTTTGCTGGATCATTCAGTTTCATTAACACGGAAGAATTTATTCAATTGCTCCGAAATATCGCGGCTAACTCTGTCGGACTGGCATTTCAGTTGGCTATTAACGCTATGGATGCCGTACTGGGAGGGGAGTTATCAAAACTACAATCCATCATACAAAAGCTGAATGAATACACCGCCAACTCATGTCAATTATCAAAAGGCTTAATGGTAGATATGGCAGGTGCAATTAGCGAAGAAATGAAAACGTCAGTGTCTGCACAGCTTTCATCTAAAGGTATTCAGGATTCATTCAATAGCTATAAATCCGAGGTGTTAGGTAAACAACCGCCAATGATGGCAGCACAAAAAGCCGGTTTAACAAAACCGTGTACTCACTACGGTAATGTAATGTGGTGTTTATTAAGTAAAGGTGGATTTAATAGTGGATTTTTAAATTCTACGGACGAACAAAAGGAATTAGTTATGAGTTTGACTGGTATGGTTATTGTAAAAGAAGCCACACAATCTAATGACAAATCCACTCCTATATTGCACCAAACAATTGCTCCCATTCCTATTGAGGAAGTCTATGAACTATTGATGAAAGGCTCAAAAGAAAAAGAAAATGTTCAAATCTATGGCTGTGGTACATCAAAAGACACCTGCATAGCTCCAGCACCAAAGAAAATTAAGGTTGATGGGCTTCAGACTCAATTCTTAGATATATTTGAAAAATATAACTATCTTCAAAAATATATAAGCAATGAGAAACCTGCTGAAAACATAAAACAAAAAGTATTGTTTTTCAATGTTAATGGGGCTGTCACTAATGGCTACAAATTAATAGATGGTCAAGATACTACTAGAGCAATGCACTATTACAGAAATATATCAGAAATAATTAGTTATGAAGCAGCTTTCGTATATTTAAACGATATGTTAACTGCCGCTGAAAGCAGTGCAGATAGAATTATAGAAAACAATGAGGAACCTATTTTTGCTCATATAAAAAAACAGCGCGAAATGATACGAGATGCAAAAGTAACCCTTCGACAAATACATGATGGTTACATTGTTAAGCATGGTGGTTTAGTCAGAATAAACGAAATATTTAATACATTCATGGTTGGTACGAAACCAATTCACGTTCCAGATGGTGTGAACGCTCAATAATCAATCGGAGTAATCAGTAATGGATTTTCACGTATACACATCATCTGGTGGAGCTTCGGCGCTTTCAATGGTGTTTAACGGGCTTAGTATGCTCAGTAACGATGGTGTCTTGGCAGGATCATTTAAAATCGCTTTTTTGTTATCCATCATCGGATATGTAATAAAATCTGCCGCTGATGGTGGTAGAACCATAGCATTTCAACAAGCTGCCGTATCAGTAGTTCTATTTTTATGCTTCTTTCAAGTTACAACAAGAGTCACGATTGAAGATGTTACAACCGGCGAAGTACGGGCTGTTGATAATGTACCTTTCGGTGTTGGTTTTACAGCATCAATTATCAGCAATACTGGTTATCAGTTTACACGAAAAATGGAACAGGCATTTTCAATGCCAAGCATGACTGAAAACGGTCCCGTTGACCCATTGTATACCCTTGCATCAATGTTTGATGCAATGCGAGATCCGTTAATTTGGTCCAGTGGCGATAGTAAAAGTGCTCACTTAGAGGAAGCTATAAAGGTTTATACAAACCAATGCCTTGCATTTGATATTGCAAGAGGGGCTCAAAGTTTCATGGGAATCATGAATAAGCCATTTGATGATCAACTAGCAACAAGCCCAAACAGAACTATTGCCATTGAAGTAAACGGTAAAGTTGATGATGTGTCCTGTCTTGAGGCAATGAAAAGTATCAGGCTTATGGTTGGCGGGCAAGCTGACTCAATCGGTAAAGGTGTGCTCAGTGTAAGAAATGGGTTTAGTGAAAAATGTAAAACATACGGCTCAAAGAACCAGTGTTCACTTCCATTTGCAAACCAGACCATGACTGAAGCAATGACATTTTTTGGGGCTACAGGGAAAAACCTACGTGATTTTCAAGCGCAGTTATTAATGTACCCGTTCGTTGTTAATATGCCTCAAACCGCTAATGAAAACGCCTATCACTCCTATGCGGCGGTCGCTAAATCACAGTCTCAAATTCAACAATCATTCAAATGGGCGTCTGAAGGTTCGTCATTTCTAATTTGGATTCAATATCTTCAGTCTTTTATACAGGCGGCTGTATACGGTCTGGTGCCATTTGTTGCCTTCGCTTTAGCATTCGGATTAATGGGCGTAGGTTTGAGCCTTAAATACGTTCTGGTGCTTTTGTGGATTCAAACATGGCAACCGTTACTTGCGATCATGAACGCTATTATGTTAACTAAAACACAGTCTGATATCTCAGTGCTGGTTTCTGGTGCTTCTAGTTTCTCCGATTTATACCATTTGTTATTTGTTACACAGAAAAATATCGCCATTGCAGGGCACATGATGGCATCAGTACCGATGTTGGGCGCATTTGTCGTGTTTGGTTCCTCTTATGCTTTCACGGGATTAACAAAAGGTCTATCAACAACAGGTGCTCCTGATACGTCACCAATGACTCCAGATGCTACTGATTCTCCAGCTTTACACAAGCAATCAGCAGTTACTGAACAATCAGCACATAATGCAGTATCAACGATAACAGGCGGGAATAGCACTGCTCCAAAACTGGACTTATCAAATACGCGACAACAAGCTATACAATCTGCTTCCAGTAGAAATATTACAGCTCAAGAAACCTTAACTTCAGCTATTGATAAAGGTGTTAGTTCTTTGAGTTCTATGGGGATAAATACATCTCATAACTACGGATCTACAATCAATAGTGATACCGGTTTGAGCAATACAGTTAGCAATTCATCCAATAATGGCTCAATGATCACAACTGGTAACACATCCTCTACTATTGATGAGAGCGCAAAAATTACCGCTTTATCCGGTGACGCAAGCGTATCAGGTGGTATGGGCGTAGGTTCACCGGATACTGGTGGAGCTGGTGGCTCTGGTGGTAAAGGCGTTTCTATTGGCGGTAGCGCTGCCGTTAGTGCTCAATCCTCCGATATTCACCGTAATTCTGGAGCTCAAACAACCGGCATAATGACAAATGACTCAGTTGCAACGAATGATGCAACCAGTTTATCCAATAATATTCAATTTGCTGAACACATTGCGGATCAACTTGATAAACATGGTGGTACTCAAGAGTCAGCACAACTAGCACAAAGTATCAGACAAGCCGCCTCGCAAGCAGAAACAGCCCAAGAATCATATAGTGAGACTGTTTCTGCTAATAATTCTGTATCTACAAAACAGTCTTATACCGCAGGTCAGGTAGCAAATTTAGCAAATGAAAACAGTAATGTTGTAGACAAAATCAATAATGAAAATCTAAGTAATGATGAATTCCAGAACAGAAAAAAAGAATATCAACAGCAGCTTAGTTCCATTATGGGAGCATCGGACGCAGAAAGCGCGGCGACAATTTATGCAGCAAACGATACTGGCGGTTTAGTTAACCACTTTGGAGAATTGTTCGGTCCTGCTACAAACCCTACTGGTGCTATGAATGGCGAAGAAAGTAGAAACATGAATGTTGCACAAAATACTGCATCGGAAGTTCAAGGCAATATTTCCAGCACTCAGGGGGCTGTTAATACCAAATTCGGTAATACTACAGCTCAAGCCCAACAGTTCTTAAACAGCCAACAGACTAATGTAGAAGATGTTTCAGCTAAAAATAGTGCAGGACTAGGAATGTCTGAGCATTATTCAGAATCTAAGATGGCTAGAGAACAATTACATGGAAGTTCTGTATCAGAAAATAGCTCTCGAATGATTTCAAATGATGGCACAAGTGTTGCTGCAAGCATGAATGCATTGAACAATTCAGTTAGTAACGTGGGTGCAGATCAAAACAACATAGAATCAGATACAACGGCAAATTTAAATTCTATGAAGCCAGTAAACACAGTGGCTATGCCGTATGAACAGTCCAACAATATTACAGACGGACTAGCACAATACGCAGCTATTGCTAAAAATTCCACTTCTATTAATCAAATAAATGAAGCAGCAACAAATTTCGCAAATACATATTATGAAAATGGCGGTAATGCCAGCCGTGACCAACTTTACAGCGCACTTAATAATGTGCAAATTGAAGCAAGAACGGGTTCTGGGAATACTCAATTAAACATAACCAACAACACGTTAGCAGGTGGTAATGGCAATCAAATTCCACAAAGAAGTCGTAGGGACATAATTATCGGTACAGATCTATCACCTAGTTCTATACCAGAGAAACCTGAAAAATCAGAAGGTTCAGGTGAAGATAAAGCAATTATTACAAAAGGTAACCCAATGCCAAGAGTAGAACAAATTAAACCGCGATAACGGACATAAAAAAAGGCAAAAACATTGTGTTTTTGCCTTATCTTTATGATCTGCGTTACTCAAATTGGCATTAAAAAAAACGCCAGAAAAACGACAATAGCAATACCTAATCCATAATCTTCTAAAAAACTACCGAAACCAGAGCCGCTTTCACGCTTCCTAACATAAGCAGAGCCATATAAATCAATATCGTGTTGACGCTGTTCTGCGGCTTGTTGTTCTGCTTTTTGCATTCTCTCCGCATGACACTTACACGAACGGGTGAAGTGATAATAACGCGGTCGTCTGTATATGAAACCGTGATTAAAAGACATATCGCCCCCCCTCAACTGATTAATTTATATACCATTAAATCATACCTTATTTCATAAAAAATTACATGCTAAATAGAACCCTTTTCTAAGTATTTATCCTGAAAAATAGAAATGTAAGGTGTTTATCATGTAATGATCCGAAAACCATGAGGAAAGAAAATGATTCAAAATTTTAGGAGAAGAAATTTTTCTTCGGTGGTGACTCATTTATCACTAATAGCCTATATCTCAGTGATGATAACACCCGTTAACTCATTTGCTGAAGTTCCGTCCACACCTCCAGAAAACACAGGTAAATATCAGACAGATAAAAATAATTTGGAGGGAGTTACTGCTGGTCATGACACAGCTAAAGAGGCTTTAAATTTTTATAAAACATTACCAAGCCTAAATGTAGACTCGAAAGGTACTTCACAATTTGGTAAAGGTGAATCAGTCAATTTTAACAGTATTTATTATAAAGACAGCCTTGCTATGGGAGTAGATGATGTATCAAACGTCTATGGCAATGATAGCAAAACAAATGAAATTGGGTTTCATGAATCAAAAAAACTTAAAACAGAACAAAGCCCCAAGGGAGAGGCATACCGAACTTTAGTAGGGGCATCCCGTCATTCCTCAATTGACATTAACAAAGATGATGATGTTTTTAATGTTCATAACGATTTTCTCTCAAATGAAAAAAAATATTCCGATGCTATTTCAAAATGCGAAACAAAACAGGTATTTGAGGATTATGTAGATAAAAAGCACATACCTGATTATAAGGAATGCACAAAAACAGTCGATGTGACAGGTGGTTACTGATCTGATTTAATGGCACCGCACACTTTTGTGAAGGATAATTAGTCCAACAACAAAGGTGTGAAAATGACCCAACGAAGAAAACCTAGAAAATATACTGATGAGTTCAGAGAAGAAGCTGTAAAGCTAGTCACTGAACAAGGTTACAGTGTTACTGAAGCAGCCAAATCATTAGGCATAACAACTAAGCTGCTTTACAACTGGAAAGACAAACTAGCCAAGCAAACTTCAGGCGAAGCATTAAGCAAAGATGAGAGAGCTGAACTGGTTAAGCTCAGAAAAGAGAATAAACGCTTACAGATGGAGCGTGAGATCTTAAAAAAGGCGAGTGCCTTCTTTGCGAAAGAAATGAAATAAAGTTCGAATATATTAAAGAGCAGCAATGGCGCTTTCCAATTAGCGTTTTGTGCGAGGTTCTAGAAGTGAGTCGGTCAGCCTATTACGCATGGCTGAGGCGACCAGCCAAGATTATTAGTGTTGAAGAGTTAATGCTTTATCGTCGCATGAAGAGGTTATTTGATGATAGCCGCAGTAGTGCTGGTGCCAGAACCTTAATGAAGTTGCTACGCAAAGAAGGCTTTAAAATTGGTATTTGTCGGGTTAAGAGCTTGATGAAAAAGCTCGGTTTAGTCGTTAAACAGCGAGTGGCTTATAAAGTGACGACTATGCGCAAACATAGCCATGCGGTTGCTGATAACTTATTGAAGCGCCAATTCAATCCA
This sequence is a window from Providencia rettgeri. Protein-coding genes within it:
- a CDS encoding conjugal transfer protein TraH — translated: MKKTLLSLVVTALFGFTPISQSADVNEQLNKMFGSMSNTTSGGSYKSVTREGYVGGGFVVRNQLRTLTPVNVTLPKASGGCAGIDFFAGSFSFINTEEFIQLLRNIAANSVGLAFQLAINAMDAVLGGELSKLQSIIQKLNEYTANSCQLSKGLMVDMAGAISEEMKTSVSAQLSSKGIQDSFNSYKSEVLGKQPPMMAAQKAGLTKPCTHYGNVMWCLLSKGGFNSGFLNSTDEQKELVMSLTGMVIVKEATQSNDKSTPILHQTIAPIPIEEVYELLMKGSKEKENVQIYGCGTSKDTCIAPAPKKIKVDGLQTQFLDIFEKYNYLQKYISNEKPAENIKQKVLFFNVNGAVTNGYKLIDGQDTTRAMHYYRNISEIISYEAAFVYLNDMLTAAESSADRIIENNEEPIFAHIKKQREMIRDAKVTLRQIHDGYIVKHGGLVRINEIFNTFMVGTKPIHVPDGVNAQ
- a CDS encoding conjugal transfer protein TraG N-terminal domain-containing protein; its protein translation is MDFHVYTSSGGASALSMVFNGLSMLSNDGVLAGSFKIAFLLSIIGYVIKSAADGGRTIAFQQAAVSVVLFLCFFQVTTRVTIEDVTTGEVRAVDNVPFGVGFTASIISNTGYQFTRKMEQAFSMPSMTENGPVDPLYTLASMFDAMRDPLIWSSGDSKSAHLEEAIKVYTNQCLAFDIARGAQSFMGIMNKPFDDQLATSPNRTIAIEVNGKVDDVSCLEAMKSIRLMVGGQADSIGKGVLSVRNGFSEKCKTYGSKNQCSLPFANQTMTEAMTFFGATGKNLRDFQAQLLMYPFVVNMPQTANENAYHSYAAVAKSQSQIQQSFKWASEGSSFLIWIQYLQSFIQAAVYGLVPFVAFALAFGLMGVGLSLKYVLVLLWIQTWQPLLAIMNAIMLTKTQSDISVLVSGASSFSDLYHLLFVTQKNIAIAGHMMASVPMLGAFVVFGSSYAFTGLTKGLSTTGAPDTSPMTPDATDSPALHKQSAVTEQSAHNAVSTITGGNSTAPKLDLSNTRQQAIQSASSRNITAQETLTSAIDKGVSSLSSMGINTSHNYGSTINSDTGLSNTVSNSSNNGSMITTGNTSSTIDESAKITALSGDASVSGGMGVGSPDTGGAGGSGGKGVSIGGSAAVSAQSSDIHRNSGAQTTGIMTNDSVATNDATSLSNNIQFAEHIADQLDKHGGTQESAQLAQSIRQAASQAETAQESYSETVSANNSVSTKQSYTAGQVANLANENSNVVDKINNENLSNDEFQNRKKEYQQQLSSIMGASDAESAATIYAANDTGGLVNHFGELFGPATNPTGAMNGEESRNMNVAQNTASEVQGNISSTQGAVNTKFGNTTAQAQQFLNSQQTNVEDVSAKNSAGLGMSEHYSESKMAREQLHGSSVSENSSRMISNDGTSVAASMNALNNSVSNVGADQNNIESDTTANLNSMKPVNTVAMPYEQSNNITDGLAQYAAIAKNSTSINQINEAATNFANTYYENGGNASRDQLYSALNNVQIEARTGSGNTQLNITNNTLAGGNGNQIPQRSRRDIIIGTDLSPSSIPEKPEKSEGSGEDKAIITKGNPMPRVEQIKPR
- a CDS encoding VWA domain-containing protein — translated: MKQLRSAASLAIVANVLAGKFDISIKFTTDEAYCGVSESGKYEIGIPYTTDTSFGNILLGFLIHEIGHAKFTDFSFVAQTGNKYISVLENICEDIWIESKLEHVYGGAKYYLDAVRQHVFTEKPINSVISIEEKITFFINYVLLHGRSKYNGVVVNNINELKLQFISIFTEAISDKVDRLLEMVLLSTTTVDNNLIAKKLFIVLATALQLKPQDTLPPSNGSSDDAGNSEGNAPDGSGNSEGNDPDGSGNSEGNDPDGSGSSEGNDPDGSGNSEGNAPDGSGSSEGNDPDGSGNSEGNDPDGSGNSDCSGVGESSNGPNDVNVSTETDTDDLDSDPESFNDIFKDVSFDSVNDNVIQDITSTISNTEQLKKDMSSKGIVNDFFNVAIINTEWKKNFNQATQTITSLDIKRSLNTGCRLRRSFEKLVHDNTTSTSRLKEQGARIKSSKLAGVKTGNTNIFKTKSVIQSPNCACSILLDTSSSMHEYHFDTSRIRAALSSVIAVLEGLNITGVSTACYAFPFYVEESNSLLVQTMKPRYTPLRASISQGVFTHKGCLGSTPLAESLIPVISEIALSREKKKMIFIITDGEPNDDNKTQEIINSATIEGIEVCTFVLNEDGTNEAYFKRIFGKNTIFINKFNEIEQSILQMCANLIVTAR
- the traF gene encoding conjugal transfer protein TraF, which produces MRKHKYLSMAVIVAISISGTGYSLANQEPKKAYDDSEQVIGGSVQDLEKKDEGWFFYNEKQVAKPKPIIPTKQKPDTPKPKPLEPKLTPAPAPAPEPKFTVKWYRENIQKLRDDAIDNPTKENVRRYYYVQRIMLDKASRYADMARLVTTTDPFIDENNRRSTSSFAAMEQTRIADENRGRVLNSISSKAGIFFFFKGKDCPLCEKQAFVLKTFSHETSINVIPISVDGLPLPQNEFNNMKIDTGQAKKLGITNVPAIALAIPPKDIRIISFSAISSDSLKERTVLIAKDAKLISEQDYTSTLPLNHNGYIDSDIIKDMPDDILNDPILFVEYIQKRSQVIKP
- a CDS encoding IS3 family transposase (programmed frameshift) → MTQRRKPRKYTDEFREEAVKLVTEQGYSVTEAAKSLGITTKLLYNWKDKLAKQTSGEALSKDERAELVKLRKENKRLQMERENLKKGECLLCERNEIKFEYIKEQQWRFPISVLCEVLEVSRSAYYAWLRRPAKIISVEELMLYRRMKRLFDDSRSSAGARTLMKLLRKEGFKIGICRVKSLMKKLGLVVKQRVAYKVTTMRKHSHAVADNLLKRQFNPARANQAWAGDITYLRTHQGWMYLAVVMDLHSRRIIGWALSKRMTVDLTMRAMQMAINLRQPKAGLIFHSDRGSQYTSKRFQSLLWSNRITPSMSGCGACLDNAVVERFFGSLKNEWLLNVYHLTRESMKTDVEKYIKYYNSVRLHTSLNDMSPIEFESVRKKCAA